The nucleotide window ACCTTCGGCTTCAACTGGTCGACGATCGTGGCCGGTTGCGTCGGACCAACGACGGCCGCCTTGACCGTTATGGTGGGTTGCCTGTCGCGACGCCAGATGGTCGGCTGTTCGAGCTCGTAGCGGAAATTCGCCACGGCGGAGAGCGGCACGACCTTGCCGTTGGAGGTGGAGAGCTGCAGGTTCTGCAACGTCTGGATGGAATCGCGCTCGGATGCCCTGGCGCGGCCGATGACGTTGACCAGGTAAATGTCGTCTCGAACCTGGGTGGCCGTCGAGCCTTCGACGATGCCGTTAAGCGCGGTAGCGATGTCTTCGGAGGATACGCCGAGCTGGCGCGCCTTGTCCTGCAGGACATCGACCTTCACCACGCGGGACGGCTCGTTCCAATCCAGGACCATGTTCGCCAGAAGCGGGTGCGATCCGATGACGCCGGCAAACTGCTGGGAGAGGTCGCGGACCTTTTGAATATCGGGGCCACTGACCCGGTACTGGACCGGTTTGCCGACCGGCGGACCGATGTCGAGAAGCTTCACGAAGGCGTCGGTGCCGGGGAAGGTTTTCGTCAGATAGTCCTGCAGTTCTGCCCGCACCTTGTCACGCACGTCGAGTCCCTTGGTGACGATGATCGTCTGTCCGAACGACACGTTGGGCGTCTGCACGTCAAAGGACAGGATGAAGCGCGGCGCGCCCTGGCCGACATAGGTCGTCCAATGATCGATATCCTTGTTGTCGGCCAGCATCTCTTTTTCGAATCTCGCCATCTGCCTGTTGGTTTCGGCGATCGAACTGTTGTGAGGGAGGTTCCAGTCGATGATGAGCTCGGGCCTGTCCGAATTGGGGAAGAACTGCTGTTGCACCAGCCCCATGCCGCCGACGGAAAGGCCGAAGACGCCGACCGTCAGAATGATGGTGACCCAGCGCCAACGCATCGCCAGGCCCAGGAGCCAGGAGAAGACGGAGGCGAAGCGGCCCTTCTTCTCATGATGCGATTTCATGGTCTTCGGCAGGATCGTGACGCCGAGAAGCGGGGTGAACAGCACCGCCACCACCCAGGAAACGATCAGCGAAACCGCGATGACCACGAAAAGCGTGAAGGTGAATTCGCCCGCCGCGCTGTCGTTGAGACCGATCGGAATAAAGCCCGCAACCGTGACGAGCGTTCCCGTCAGCATCGGAAAGGCGGTCGACGTGTATACATAGGTGGCCGCCTTTCTGAGATCATCGCCCGCCTCCAGGCGGGCCACCATCATCTCGACGGCGATCATGGCATCGTCGACAAGAAGCCCGAGCGCGATGATCAACGCTCCGAGCGAGATGCGCTGAAGCGAAATGCCGGAACATTCCATCACCACGAAGGTGATCGCCAGGACGAGGGGAATGGAGATCGCCACTACCATGCCGGCGCGAAGACCGAGGCTGATAAAGCTGATGACCAGGACGATGGCGATCGCTTCGAAGAGCGCCCGGGTAAATCCGGACACCGCTTCGTCGACGACGGCCGGCTGATCGGAAACACGGTGGACGTCCACGCCGATCGGAAGGTCAGCGACGACACGTTTCATCTGCGCATCGAGCCCCTCGCCGAACTCCAGAAGATTGGCGCCCTGCTTCATGCCGATCGCAAGCCCGATCGCAGGCTGGCCGTTGAACCGGAACAACGCCGACGGCGGATCCACGTAGCCGCGTTTGATCGTGGCGACGTCGGTCAGCGGAAAGAAGCGGTCGTTGATCCGAAGATTAATCGATCTCAGACTTTCCTCGGACGTGAATTGTCCACTCACCCGCAATGCGATGCGCTCCGGCCCGGCGTCGACGAAGCCGGACTGCGTGACGGCATTCTGCGCCTGCAGGGTCTGGATGACCGACTGCTGGTCGATCCCGAGTGCTGCGATCTGGCGCGTGGAGAATTCCAGATAGATCGCCTCGTCCTGGGCGCCGACCACATCGACCTTGCCGACGTTGGGCACGGTCAGGACCTCGGAGCGGGCGTTTTCCACGAGATCGCGAAGCTGCCGCTGGGTAAGGCCATCGCTGGTGAAGGCGTAGATGTTTCCGAACACGTCGCCGAAGCGATCGTTGAAGAAGGGACCGACGACGCCGGTCGGGAAATCGCCCTTGATGTCGGCGATCATGTTGCGGATGCGCAGCCAGGTCGGAGCGACATCCTTTGCCTTGGTCGTCGGCAGCAGCTCAACGAAGACGGTCGTCTGGCCGGCAATGGTCTCGCTCTTGGTATAGTCCAGCGATTCCAGTTCCTGGAGCTTCTTCTCGATCCTGTCGGTCACCTGCCGCGTCACCTCTTCGGCGGAGGCGCCGGGCCACTGGGCGGTGATCACCATCGTCTTGATCGTGAAGTTCGGGTCTTCTTCGCGGCCGAGCTTCACGTAGGAGAAGGCGCCTGCGAGAATGAAGACGATCATGAAGTACCAGACGAGCGAACGGTGTTCGAGCGCCCAGTCGGAAAGGTTGAAGGACTTCACTGGCTGATCTCCTGGTCGATCCTGATGGCCTGGCCATCTTCAAGTTTATGCACGCCTGCCACGACGACCCTTTCTCTGGGGGCGAGCCCCTCGGTGACGCGGACGCTGCCGCCGTCTTCGACGTCGCCGTCGATCTTCACGCGGCGACGCGATACCTTCCCGGCAGGCGCATCGACGATCCAGACGCTCGGGCCGTCGCTGCCGACGAGGATTGCCGAGGAAGGCAGCACGATCTCAGGATCCGCGGCGATTGTTGCAGAGGCTGTGATGACCGAACCGAGCCTGAAGGCTTCGGGCGGATTGGTGAGCGCGATCTTGGTCCTGCTCGTGCGGGTGGAGGTCTCCGCCTCCGGTGCTATTTCGCGCACGATCCCGGACGTGCGGATGGTGGGATCGAGTTGCAGCGTCACCTCGAAGGGCGCGCCGATCTTCAGTTTCTGGGCGGCGGCCTGCGGGACATCGACGACGGCGTCGCGCTTGTCCGGCCGGGCGATGGTCACAACCGTCTGCCCGGCCGACACCACCTGTCCGACTTCGGCCGAGGTCGCCGTCACAACGCCATCGAATTCCGCCCGAAGCTGCGCGTAACCGTGTTGCTCCGTGGCCTTGTCGAGGTTGGCCTGCGCCTTGGCGACGGCGGCGGCCGCCGTCCGCTTTGCCTGCTCAGCCTCTTCGAGCGAGGCTTCGGTGCCGGATCGCGACTCCAACAGCGCACGCTGGCGCTGCTCGGTGGTCACTGCATTCCTGAGCTGGGCGTCGCTGTTCTCGACGTCGGACTGCGCGTTGCGCACGGCAAGCTCCAGCGCCAGCGGATCGATGGCGGCAACGACGTCATCCTTCTTGACGAGATCGCCGACATTGACGTTGCGGGCGATCATCCGCCCGAGAATCCGGAAGCCGAGTTCGGTCTCGATCGTCGGCTCGATCGTGCCGGTCAGGCCCAGGCTCGCGGCGGCCGTCTGCTTGACTGTCATCGACAGCACGGGACGAGGCGCTTCCTCCTTGCTTTCCTCCTGCGGTGCGCAGGAGGAGATCAGGGCCGTGCCCACCATCAGAGCGACTATGTTGAGACGAATACTCACTTGGAAGCTTCCTTGACATAAGACACGATTTCACCCGGCCTGAGGAACTTGGTCCCATCGGCCACCACGACCTCTCCTTCCGACACACCCGCCTTGACGATAAAGCTGCCGGTCTCGTAGCCGGCGACGTCGACCGCTCGGACCGAAACCGCGGACGATGCGGGATCGACGATCCAGACGGCCGGCTTGCCGTCCTTGGATGTCATGGCGGACCAGGGAAGCTGGATGACGTCCTGCGAGACGTAATTGAACCTTCCGACGACGGGAGCACCGAGAGGGATCGGAGCGTCGCTCGATATCGCGACCTTGACCTTGATGGTTCCGGTGGAGGAATCGATCGTCGGCGAAATCTCGCGAACCTTCGCCGCGATCTTCTGCGTCGGGTCAGACAGAAGGGTCACGGTGCCGTCGCCGTCGATCGGGCGCAGGAACGCACTTTCGACCACCTCAAAGACGGCATCCCGGTCGCCGTCATGGGCAAGCGTGAAGACGACCTGGGCGGCCTGCGCCACCTGCCCGACCTCGGCATTGCGGGCGGTGATCATCCCATCGGCGTCCGCCTTCAGCTCCGTGTAAGACAAGGTGTCCTGAGCGGTTTCCAACAGCGCCTGCGCCGACTTCGTCGATGCCTGCGCGGTCAGAAGCGCCTCCTGCGCCTGGTCGAGTGCCGCACGCGTCGTCACCTGCGTTCGAAACAGGCTCTGCTGGCGGTCGTATGCGAGCTGCGCCTGGGTCTGCTGCGCCTCAGCCGACTGAAGATTGGCCGCCGCCACATCCAGGTCGGCCTTCTGTTCTTCCGGATCGATCCGCGCGAGGAGCTGCCCCGCCTTCACGGATTGTCCAACTTCCACCAGCCGCTCGATGATCTTGCCGCTGACGCGGAAGGACAAATCGGTCTGAACCCGCGCCCGCACT belongs to Rhizobium indicum and includes:
- a CDS encoding efflux RND transporter periplasmic adaptor subunit — translated: MRTILVATAIICAIGLGSCSDESRPTGPTPREVGVIVAKPEPLVQGGAVTGEVRARVQTDLSFRVSGKIIERLVEVGQSVKAGQLLARIDPEEQKADLDVAAANLQSAEAQQTQAQLAYDRQQSLFRTQVTTRAALDQAQEALLTAQASTKSAQALLETAQDTLSYTELKADADGMITARNAEVGQVAQAAQVVFTLAHDGDRDAVFEVVESAFLRPIDGDGTVTLLSDPTQKIAAKVREISPTIDSSTGTIKVKVAISSDAPIPLGAPVVGRFNYVSQDVIQLPWSAMTSKDGKPAVWIVDPASSAVSVRAVDVAGYETGSFIVKAGVSEGEVVVADGTKFLRPGEIVSYVKEASK
- a CDS encoding efflux RND transporter periplasmic adaptor subunit, which gives rise to MSIRLNIVALMVGTALISSCAPQEESKEEAPRPVLSMTVKQTAAASLGLTGTIEPTIETELGFRILGRMIARNVNVGDLVKKDDVVAAIDPLALELAVRNAQSDVENSDAQLRNAVTTEQRQRALLESRSGTEASLEEAEQAKRTAAAAVAKAQANLDKATEQHGYAQLRAEFDGVVTATSAEVGQVVSAGQTVVTIARPDKRDAVVDVPQAAAQKLKIGAPFEVTLQLDPTIRTSGIVREIAPEAETSTRTSRTKIALTNPPEAFRLGSVITASATIAADPEIVLPSSAILVGSDGPSVWIVDAPAGKVSRRRVKIDGDVEDGGSVRVTEGLAPRERVVVAGVHKLEDGQAIRIDQEISQ
- a CDS encoding efflux RND transporter permease subunit; translation: MKSFNLSDWALEHRSLVWYFMIVFILAGAFSYVKLGREEDPNFTIKTMVITAQWPGASAEEVTRQVTDRIEKKLQELESLDYTKSETIAGQTTVFVELLPTTKAKDVAPTWLRIRNMIADIKGDFPTGVVGPFFNDRFGDVFGNIYAFTSDGLTQRQLRDLVENARSEVLTVPNVGKVDVVGAQDEAIYLEFSTRQIAALGIDQQSVIQTLQAQNAVTQSGFVDAGPERIALRVSGQFTSEESLRSINLRINDRFFPLTDVATIKRGYVDPPSALFRFNGQPAIGLAIGMKQGANLLEFGEGLDAQMKRVVADLPIGVDVHRVSDQPAVVDEAVSGFTRALFEAIAIVLVISFISLGLRAGMVVAISIPLVLAITFVVMECSGISLQRISLGALIIALGLLVDDAMIAVEMMVARLEAGDDLRKAATYVYTSTAFPMLTGTLVTVAGFIPIGLNDSAAGEFTFTLFVVIAVSLIVSWVVAVLFTPLLGVTILPKTMKSHHEKKGRFASVFSWLLGLAMRWRWVTIILTVGVFGLSVGGMGLVQQQFFPNSDRPELIIDWNLPHNSSIAETNRQMARFEKEMLADNKDIDHWTTYVGQGAPRFILSFDVQTPNVSFGQTIIVTKGLDVRDKVRAELQDYLTKTFPGTDAFVKLLDIGPPVGKPVQYRVSGPDIQKVRDLSQQFAGVIGSHPLLANMVLDWNEPSRVVKVDVLQDKARQLGVSSEDIATALNGIVEGSTATQVRDDIYLVNVIGRARASERDSIQTLQNLQLSTSNGKVVPLSAVANFRYELEQPTIWRRDRQPTITVKAAVVGPTQPATIVDQLKPKVEEFQKGLPVGYKVEVGGAVESSADAQGPIAAVAPLMLFVMATILMIQLQSFSRLFLVFAVAPTALIGVVAALLLSNAPMGFVAILGVLALIGILIRNSVILVVQIEHLRSEGMAPWQAVVEATEHRMRPIMLTAAAATLALIPISREIFWGPMAYAMMGGIVVGTALTLLFLPALYVAWFRIPRDEGVQTEAAAKA